In Pseudomonadota bacterium, one DNA window encodes the following:
- a CDS encoding permease-like cell division protein FtsX produces MGFKTALLRASRGFRQDLRLHFAAVSSLAVAFLCLGGTLLAMGNLTRVAEHFGQQRHIVFYLKPDASEQGVAQLRASLEALPEVREVRQVGTREAREEFGRQFGFGEALSGISPAAFPAFLELRLNGEHAAARAAQLVERVGDLAMVDEIETYDGWFGKLTSLLQAGRTVSGIVALVVALCVLAVVSNTIRLAVSSRRQEIEVLKLCGASDRFVRQPFVMEGAMQGAAAAVLAILALLGGYLVFHDAIDAIMGPLVGIQLAFVDLRVLVGLVLGGLIAGTLGSVLALRQYLAV; encoded by the coding sequence ATGGGATTCAAGACGGCATTGTTGCGAGCTAGCAGGGGCTTCAGGCAGGATCTGAGACTCCATTTCGCCGCAGTCTCCAGTCTCGCAGTAGCGTTTCTGTGTCTCGGCGGAACGCTGCTTGCCATGGGCAATCTGACCCGAGTCGCGGAGCACTTTGGCCAGCAACGACACATCGTCTTCTACCTCAAGCCGGACGCGAGCGAGCAGGGTGTGGCCCAGCTGCGGGCCTCACTCGAGGCGCTGCCCGAGGTGCGAGAGGTGCGGCAGGTAGGTACGCGTGAGGCGCGCGAAGAGTTCGGCCGGCAGTTTGGCTTCGGCGAGGCGCTTTCGGGTATATCGCCTGCAGCGTTCCCCGCTTTTCTCGAGCTGCGCCTGAACGGCGAGCACGCGGCCGCCCGCGCCGCTCAGTTGGTCGAGCGCGTGGGCGATCTCGCGATGGTTGACGAGATCGAGACCTACGACGGTTGGTTCGGGAAGCTGACGTCGCTGTTGCAGGCGGGGCGCACGGTGTCCGGGATCGTGGCGCTGGTGGTCGCCCTGTGCGTGCTGGCGGTTGTAAGCAATACGATACGCCTCGCAGTCTCCAGTCGTCGTCAGGAGATCGAGGTGCTCAAGCTTTGTGGTGCCAGCGACAGGTTTGTACGCCAGCCCTTCGTGATGGAAGGTGCGATGCAGGGCGCGGCGGCGGCAGTGCTCGCCATTCTTGCGCTGCTCGGCGGCTATCTCGTGTTCCACGATGCCATCGACGCGATCATGGGCCCGCTGGTTGGTATCCAGCTGGCTTTCGTCGACCTCCGGGTGCTTGTCGGGCTCGTGCTTGGGGGTCTCATCGCAGGTACGCTGGGGAGCGTTTTGGCGCTGCGGCAGTACTTGGCGGTCTGA
- a CDS encoding ATP-binding cassette domain-containing protein, producing MAGPSNLNDSAVVRRPFGFFRGGGGGSGGGRAVLVMEDVYKYHRRDIPTLRGVNLRVERGEFVFVTGPSGAGKSTLLQLIYRGQMVDAGRILFCSRDISRLCERSVPFLRRNLGVVFQDFKVIPHWSVFENVAICLEIISMPPRIVRARVSEALERVGLAGRGDEPTANLSGGEQQRVAVARAIVTEPALILADEPTGNLDPQLAIDILTLLEEINQAGATVIFATHDHSLMQASPHRTMVLDQGRVIEARFGLRSASAAQQSGLEVERPLDEQVDVEIEHDPKPPPGVTAHSGIATQQQELGA from the coding sequence ATGGCCGGCCCCAGCAATCTCAACGACAGCGCGGTTGTACGCAGACCCTTTGGTTTCTTTCGCGGCGGAGGCGGCGGAAGTGGCGGCGGAAGGGCCGTGCTCGTGATGGAGGACGTCTACAAGTACCATCGGCGGGATATCCCGACGCTTCGGGGTGTGAACCTGCGCGTCGAACGCGGGGAGTTCGTGTTCGTCACCGGCCCGAGCGGCGCCGGCAAAAGCACGTTGCTGCAGCTGATATATCGGGGCCAGATGGTCGATGCCGGCCGAATCCTCTTCTGTTCCCGCGACATATCGCGTCTGTGCGAGCGGTCGGTGCCCTTCTTGCGGCGCAACTTGGGCGTTGTCTTCCAAGACTTCAAGGTGATTCCTCACTGGAGCGTGTTCGAGAACGTGGCCATCTGCCTCGAAATCATCTCGATGCCCCCTCGCATCGTTCGCGCGCGCGTTAGCGAGGCCCTGGAGCGTGTCGGGCTGGCGGGCCGAGGCGACGAGCCCACGGCGAACCTGTCGGGAGGCGAGCAGCAACGGGTCGCGGTGGCGAGAGCGATCGTCACGGAGCCCGCCCTGATCCTGGCGGACGAGCCTACCGGCAACCTGGACCCGCAGCTCGCGATCGACATCTTGACTCTGCTGGAAGAAATCAACCAAGCGGGCGCGACCGTCATTTTCGCGACGCACGATCATTCGCTCATGCAAGCGTCACCGCACCGCACGATGGTCCTGGACCAGGGTCGCGTTATCGAAGCGCGTTTCGGGCTGCGCTCGGCGTCGGCAGCACAGCAGTCCGGTTTGGAGGTCGAGCGGCCTCTGGATGAGCAAGTGGACGTAGAGATCGAGCACGATCCGAAGCCGCCACCTGGTGTGACGGCCCATTCCGGTATCGCGACCCAGCAGCAGGAGCTCGGCGCGTAG
- a CDS encoding ADP-ribosylation factor-like protein, with product MSFINYLSREINCKIVYYGPGLCGKTTNLQHIYAKTSPEAKGKMISLATETERTLFFDFLPLALGEIRGFKTRFHLYTVPGQVFYDASRKLILKGVDGVVFVADSQIARMEANMESLDNLRTNLAEQGYSLDKVPYVVQYNKRDMPGIAPVEELRSVLNPSGVPEFESIASEGPGVFDTLKAVAKLVLQELKRGAR from the coding sequence ATGTCTTTCATCAACTATTTGTCGCGTGAGATCAATTGCAAGATCGTCTACTACGGACCTGGTCTTTGCGGTAAGACGACCAACCTGCAGCACATCTACGCCAAGACCAGTCCTGAAGCAAAGGGCAAGATGATCTCGCTTGCGACCGAGACCGAGCGCACATTGTTTTTCGACTTCTTGCCGCTCGCACTCGGTGAAATTCGAGGTTTCAAGACCAGGTTTCACCTCTATACGGTGCCAGGTCAAGTCTTCTACGACGCGAGCCGCAAACTGATTCTGAAGGGAGTCGATGGGGTCGTGTTCGTGGCGGACTCGCAGATCGCCCGTATGGAGGCCAATATGGAGTCGCTCGACAATCTGCGCACCAACCTAGCCGAGCAGGGTTACTCGCTCGACAAGGTGCCCTACGTGGTGCAGTACAACAAGCGAGACATGCCGGGTATCGCGCCGGTTGAAGAGCTGCGCAGTGTGCTCAACCCAAGCGGTGTGCCCGAGTTCGAATCGATCGCGAGTGAGGGGCCCGGGGTTTTCGACACACTCAAGGCGGTGGCGAAGCTGGTGCTGCAAGAGCTCAAGCGGGGCGCACGCTAG